The following are from one region of the Salvia hispanica cultivar TCC Black 2014 chromosome 1, UniMelb_Shisp_WGS_1.0, whole genome shotgun sequence genome:
- the LOC125217638 gene encoding putative late blight resistance protein homolog R1A-10: MTAYGAISSLAETMNNILHCSRFSLDGRSQQIIQVVINELQPWRQILERLDKTSPSKSRKKVNALDGRIKEAIWKFEDSLEFLLIQHITSSQLETLPEIVSTDLQSLQNDADSLIQKLKDMEKEYIYEVENMPQDEPISSSFGFPGTNSKMRLSDQFQQLKNDILRDHFNFGLRRLVGTAGVGKTTLAMQIYQDPEIHCKFECRAWVTVGRVPQPASIISKGILAQLCGIEITQGDEEMDYYSLKERLPDKHCLIVLDDVWEEEDAWRITRHTFPYIQNQSVQVLLTGRHRILMNDYYFPSGFEVRFLNEEESMELLCVKVFGDEICPPQLQKVAIKISKHCEGLPLLIVTVAGFLSKSEQNRDLVYWNDVAEMRNSVFQDAYDEISKVLFPSSDYLPQNLKMTFLFLGVFPRDYDTPTSKIIIMLMAQGFLSSYESGCKYLKELNYDYSLILRILKTVDKSLLVEFEVTEFKTCWLHSSWRHVCRVEASKNKFYHVLNKLDDAEDEVLKGQRGLCPENKILFGIKDFRDSVRLNCASIARSLLCYGPYHQYPIHIDVGFMLLREIDALTQRFYTFPTEILTLVQLKYLALTCNGEVPSTISKLFNLRVLIIHPHMKIRHRGAPSYVPMEIWDMKELEHIEILGKSLVAPSHVVSLEKLSTLVGVNASICTIFNLSQRIPNIKKLGIQIEVTPYEDHNDLLSCFDCISTLESLETLKLSITNPVIKKGNVFPMIDGALKLPCNLKKLHLSGMGFPWKYMNDIASMPNLEALKLRSYAFQGSHWNVKNDCFRSLKFLLIEESDLVQWKSRRGSFCELAVLSIKHCYKLEIIRIPSLFNPHDLEEIELEDCNPLVLTWATQLQPRLTCTLRVTFSSSFDEKPTTIKFKRFGTILYDEYKDDHEENEEENENEYTYI; this comes from the exons ATGACGGCTTACGGTGCTATTTCTTCTCTTGCTGAAACAATGAACAATATTCTCCATTGTTCTCGTTTTAGCCTTGACGGTCGCTCTCAACAAATCATACAAGTCGTGATCAACGAGTTGCAGCCTTGGCGCCAAATTCTGGAAAGATTGGACAAGACGAGCCCAAGCAAGAGCAGGAAGAAGGTGAATGCTTTGGATGGAAGAATTAAAGAGGCAATTTGGAAATTCGAAGACTCATTGGAATTCCTTCTCATTCAACACATTACTTCTTCTCAACTCGAAACTCTTCCAGAGATAGTCTCCACTGATCTGCAGAGTCTGCAAAATGATGCAGATTCCTTGATCCAGAAGCTCAAGGATATGGAGAAGGAGTACATCTATGAAGTGGAGAATATGCCTCAAGACGAACCTATTTCCTCATCATTTGGTTTCCCTGGGACCAATTCTAAGATGAGATTATCTGACCAATTCCAACAACTCAAAAACGATATTCTGAGAGATCACTTCAACTTTGGTTTACGCCGCCTAGTTGGAACGGCCGGCGTTGGGAAGACAACTCTTGCAATGCAAATCTACCAAGATCCAGAAATTCATTGCAAGTTTGAGTGTCGCGCCTGGGTCACCGTTGGCCGAGTCCCTCAGCCAGCCAGTATAATTTCCAAAGGCATTCTTGCTCAACTGTGTGGAATTGAAATCACTCAAGGAGACGAAGAAATGGACTACTACAGTTTGAAAGAAAGATTGCCTGACAAGCATTGCCTCATTGTGCTGGATGATGTCTGGGAGGAAGAAGACGCATGGCGTATTACGAGGCATACTTTTCCTTACATCCAAAATCAAAGTGTTCAAGTCTTGCTTACAGGTCGACATCGAATATTGAtgaatgattattattttccttCTGGGTTTGAGGTGCGGTTTttgaatgaagaagaaagcatGGAACTATTATGTGTGAAGGTGTTTGGTGATGAGATCTGCCCTCCTCAACTTCAAAAAGTTGCCATCAAAATCTCCAAGCATTGTGAAGGTCTCCCTCTCTTGATCGTCACTGTGGCTGGCTTCCTTTCGAAATCCGAGCAGAACAGAGACCTAGTCTACTGGAATGACGTGGCAGAAATGAGAAATTCAGTCTTCCAGGATGCATATGATGAAATATCAAAGGTACTTTTCCCAAGTTCCGACTACTTGCCtcaaaatcttaaaatgacttttttgtttttgggaGTTTTCCCTCGGGATTACGACACCCCCACTTCCAAGATCATCATCATGCTCATGGCTCAAGGGTTTCTTTCATCGTATGAATCGGGATGTAAATATCTGAAAGAGCTAAATTATGACTACAGCCTGATTTTACGCATCTTGAAGACTGTTGATAAAAGTCTTCTTGTTGAGTTTGAAGTTACTGAGTTTAAAACTTGCTGGCTTCATTCTTCATGGCGGCACGTTTGTAGAGTAGAAGCTAGTAAGAACAAGTTTTATCATGTCTTAAATAAGTTAGATGATGCCGAAGATGAAGTTTTAAAAGGTCAACGCGGCTTATGTCCCgaaaataagattttatttgGCATCAAAGACTTTCGTGACTCAGTGAGATTGAATTGTGCTTCCATTGCACGTTCTCTCCTTTGCTATGGTCCTTACCACCAATATCCAATCCATATAGACGTCGGTTTCATGTTGTTAAGGGAAATAGATGCCCTTACACAACGTTTTTATACTTTTCCAACAGAGATTCTTACACTAGTCCAACTAAAGTACCTTGCTCTAACTTGCAATGGAGAAGTACCTTCAACCATATCTAAACTTTTCAACCTTCGAGTCTTAATTATCCATCCGCATATGAAAATTAGACATCGTGGAGCTCCATCGTATGTACCGATGGAAATATGGGACATGAAAGAGTTAGAGCATATCGAGATATTGGGAAAAAGCCTTGTAGCTCCATCTCATGTTGTTTCGTTGGAAAAGCTGTCAACTCTGGTAGGGGTGAATGCTAGTATTTGTACAATCTTCAATCTCTCCCAAAGAATTCCTAACATAAAGAAATTAGGAATACAGATTGAGGTCACGCCTTATGAGGATCACAATGATCTTTTGAGTTGTTTTGATTGCATTTCAACACTTGAAAGCTTAGAGACTCTCAAACTCAGTATTACAAATCCAGTCATCAAGAAAGGTAATGTTTTCCCAATGATTGATGGGGCATTGAAGTTGCCATGCAATTTGAAAAAGTTACATTTGAGTGGTATGGGTTTTCCATGGAAATACATGAATGACATTGCTTCTATGCCAAATCTTGAAGCTCTCAAATTGCGATCCTACGCCTTTCAGGGTTCACATTGGAATGTAAAAAATGATTGTTTTCGAAGTCTTAAGTTTCTTCTAATTGAAGAAAGTGATTTGGTGCAATGGAAATCCAGACGCGGAAGCTTCTGCGAGCTTGCAGTCTTAAGCATAAAACATTGCTACAAACTTGAAATTATCCGCATACCTTCTCTCTTTAATCCCCATGACCTAGAGGAGATTGAATTAGAGGACTGCAATCCTTTAGTTTTGACTTGGGCCACCCAATTACAACCACGTTTAACTTGTACGCTTCGTGttactttctcttcttcttttgatGAGAAACCGACaactatcaaatttaaaag GTTTGGAACCATACTTTATGATGAATATAAAGATGATCATGAGGAGAATGAGGAAGAGAATGAAAACGaatatacttatatatga
- the LOC125191233 gene encoding disease resistance RPP13-like protein 4: MTSLGAVLSLMNTIYNILHCSRFSLDVRSQQIIQALINELQPWPQILERLDKTKPSRSRKKVNALDGRIKEAIWKFEDSLESLLTQHITSSQLETLPEIVSIDLQSLENEFHSFIQKLKNMEKEYIYEVENMPQDEPITSSIGFHGTNSNMIGLSDQFQELKTELMRGDRSSHCFHALRGTAGVGKTTLAMQIYQDTDIQSKFECRVWVP; encoded by the coding sequence ATGACATCTTTAGGTGCTGTTCTTTCTCTTATGAATACTATATACAATATTCTCCATTGTTCTCGTTTTAGCCTTGATGTTCGCTCTCAACAAATCATACAAGCCCTGATCAACGAGTTGCAGCCTTGGCCCCAAATTCTGGAAAGATTGGACAAAACGAAGCCAAGCCGGAGCAGGAAGAAGGTGAATGCTCTGGATGGAAGAATCAAAGAGGCAATCTGGAAATTCGAAGACTCATTAGAATCCCTTCTCACTCAACACATTACTTCTTCTCAACTCGAAACTCTTCCGGAGATAGTCTCCATTGATCTCCAGAGTTTGGAAAATgaatttcattcatttatcCAGAAACTCAAGAATATGGAGAAGGAGTACATCTACGAAGTGGAGAATATGCCTCAAGACGAACCTATTACCTCGTCAATTGGTTTCCATGGAACCAACTCAAATATGATTGGATTATCTGACCAATTTCAGGAACTCAAAACTGAACTTATGAGAGGTGATCGCAGCAGCCATTGCTTCCACGCACTTCGTGGAACGGCAGGAGTTGGAAAGACAACTCTTGCtatgcaaatatatcaagatACAGATATTCAGAGCAAATTCGAGTGTCGCGTGTGGGTCCCGTAG